A genomic region of Clarias gariepinus isolate MV-2021 ecotype Netherlands chromosome 23, CGAR_prim_01v2, whole genome shotgun sequence contains the following coding sequences:
- the fam83e gene encoding protein FAM83E — protein MSKSHEQSLNENAVILPVNESNPEFLHSEVERSTLESLLRDGPEAFYTKLSAHQRKPFLSPEEVNQVSSWVEDHHEEVVENGDNGSDASSSVQDVSDQYFPMLSDTPAPCLDLGWPEKDRWDGMEQVMVYTNPPVQQAPHIRQVIRRLLQGATMLIAIVADKLTDSVVIRDLHAAASRGVVVYIILNQRPAQDNQTPNLLKHPKIIVRILGGKTFMSADGKMVVGELKENFVLVDLETVVVGSYSLSWTDAHLHRHLITVLSGPAVELFDREFRILYAASQPVPDSWKAAAPMELPTIDQIFDQPEPISPKQALLSCPPSPPPPTAASPIDWEALGVLPKTGDSSEDQDLPEFSEELPKFYRTEADLYAGVPGAGPMDLHITEWQDESRLYHVAPEARHLMDHQAMFWGMQKPERLHYGFLTERDEGLAMFRHRDFRMERNLMEEFVPFSRTHRHESLLNLDRNWAESAIPEETIAGSSAALLHQKKPTGVSVPQADSSWNLGDILKKPGADHGTMGLQTKMARNPISTSTLDLSSTGTETLQRSHSHTNLYDSFPMTPALALMKKRNDEVKSSLLRSSKVFQPLPRLRSFTLGLKKDTWKPPFVKEQHYNEDK, from the exons ATGTCCAAATCTCACGAGCAGAGCCTAAATGAAAATGCAGTCATCCTTCCTGTGAACGAGTCCAACCCGGAATTCCTCCATTCGGAGGTGGAACGCAGCACCCTCGAATCTTTGCTAAGAGACGGCCCTGAAGCTTTTTACACCAAACTTAGTGCACATCAACGCAAACCCTTTCTGTCACCGGAGGAGGTGAATCAGGTCTCCAGCTGGGTGGAAGATCATCACGAGGAGGTTGTGGAAAATGGGGACAATGGAAGTGATGCCAGCTCAAGCGTGCAGGACGTCTCGGATCAGTATTTCCCCATGCTTTCAGACACACCAGCTCCATGTCTGGACCTTGGGTGGCCAGAGAAAGACAGATGGGATGGAATGGAGCAAGTCATGGTCTACACCAACCCCCCGGTGCAGCAGGCTCCCCACATCCGTCAGGTGATCAGGAGACTGCTGCAGGGAGCCACCATG CTGATCGCTATAGTAGCAGACAAACTCACAGACAGCGTCGTGATCAGGGATCTGCACGCGGCCGCATCTCGAGGTGTTGTCGTCTACATCATCCTCAACCAAAGACCTGCACAAGATAATCAAACACCAAATCTGCTCAAGCACCCG aaaataatagttcGGATTCTGGGTGGAAAAACGTTCATGTCTGCGGATGGAAAGATGGTTGTAGGAGAGCTGAAGGAGAACTTTGTCCTGGTGGATTTGGAGACGGTGGTTGTGGGCAGCTACAG CCTGTCCTGGACTGACGCTCATCTACACCGGCACCTCATCACAGTACTGAGTGGCCCAGCGGTGGAGTTGTTTGACCGGGAGTTCCGCATCCTCTATGCTGCCTCACAACCCGTTCCTGACTCATGGAAAGCTGCTGCTCCCATGGAGCTCCCCACGATCGATCAAATTTTTGACCAACCAGAACCAATTTCCCCAAAACAAGCGCTGCTCAGCTGTCCACCCAGCCCTCCACCACCCACTGCTGCCTCTCCTATAGACTGGGAAGCTCTTGGAGTCCTCCCAAAGACTGGAGACTCTTCAGAAGACCAGGATTTGCCTGAGTTTTCAGAAGAACTGCCGAAGTTTTACAGAACAGAAGCTGACTTGTATGCAGGGGTTCCTGGAGCAGGGCCAATGGATCTTCATATCACAGAATGGCAAGATGAAAGTAG GTTATATCACGTTGCGCCTGAGGCAAGGCACCTAATGGATCACCAAGCGATGTTTTG gggcATGCAAAAACCAGAGAGGCTTCATTACGGGTTTTTGACAGAACGTGACGAGGGATTAGCCATGTTCAGACACCGAGACTTCAGGATGGAGAGGAACCTGATGGAAGAATTTGTGCCTTTCTCACGCACTCACAGACATGAGAGTCTACTGAATCTGGACAGGAACTGGGCGGAAAGTGCAATCCCAGAGGAGACGATAGCTGGGTCTTCTGCAGCACTGCTCCATCAGAAG AAACCCACTGGAGTGAGTGTTCCTCAGGCCGACAGCTCTTGGAATCTGGGCGACATCCTGAAAAAGCCCGGTGCTGATCATGGCACCATGGGCCTGCAGACAAAAATGGCCAGAAATCCAATCAGCACATCCACTCTGGACCTGAGTTCAACGGGGACTGAGACGCTGCAGAGGAGCCATAGTCACACCAAT TTATACGACAGCTTCCCAATGACTCCAGCTCTGGCCCTGATGAAGAAGCGCAATGATGAGGTCAAATCTTCACTCCTGAGAAGTTCGAAAGTATTCCAGCCACTCCCCAGACTCCGCAGTTTCACTTTAGGCCTCAAGAAGGATACGTGGAAACCACCTTTTGTAAAGGAACAGCATTATAATGAAGACAAGTGA
- the tnfrsf9b gene encoding tumor necrosis factor receptor superfamily member 9b isoform X2 — MMWLVRTLVLSLSLSLGYSVEPGCAEWNLHPSNANWVCCERCKPGNHLVSACGSEVKTLCVPCVNGTFTTSYRAEACSRCTQCIGPQRVKHPCTASTDTVCECVQGFVCGNRVCTFCVQQCGKGQEPTDDRRCRACPAGTFNDQIHHKCINWSSSCPSPDQHIVASGTASSDITCSLSPLNPTSPTPNEKDSGMILVIAIICACLIISSALPLCAAMYFKKEKTVKIPPGPVETPAGRRLVPEPEQCSFCFPQEERGSHSSLLTENKPFELVV, encoded by the exons ATGATGTGGCTTGTTCGGACTCTCgtgctgtctctgtctctgtctctgggATACAGTGTGGAACCGGGATGTGCTGAGTGGAATTTACACCCCTCGAATGCCAACTGGGTTTGCTGTGAGAGATGTAAGCCAG GAAACCACTTGGTGTCTGCATGCGGCTCAGAAGTGAAAACGCTGTGTGTGCCGTGTGTGAACGGAACCTTCACTACCAGCTACAGGGCCGAGGCCTGCTCGAGATGCACCCAATGCATAG GTCCACAGCGAGTGAAGCATCCCTGCACTGCCAGCACTgatacagtgtgtgagtgtgtccaggGGTTCGTGTGCGGAAACCGAGTCTGCACCTTCTGCGTCCAGCAGTGTGGCAAAGGACAAGAACCTACAGACGACA GACGGTGCCGGGCTTGCCCTGCTGGAACATTCAACGATCAGATCCATCATAAATGCATTAACTGGAGCAGCAG TTGTCCATCACCCGATCAGCATATTGTGGCCTCGGGTACGGCCTCCAGCGACATCACCTGTAGTCTGTCACCTCTAAATCCCACCTCCCCAACACCAAATGAAAAAG ATTCAGGGATGATTCTGGTCATAGCTATCATTTGTGCATGCCTGATCATCAGCTCAGCATTGCCACTGTGTGCTGCcatgtattttaaaaaggaaaagacaGTGAAGATCCCACCCGGGCCTGTGGAAACTCCAGCAG ggcGGAGGCTGGTACCTGAACCTGAGCAGTGTAGTTTCTGTTTTCCGCAGGAGGAACGCGGCAGTCATTCGTCTCTCCTCACCGAAAATAAGCCCTTCGAGCTAGTGGTGTGA
- the tnfrsf9b gene encoding tumor necrosis factor receptor superfamily member 9b isoform X1: MMWLVRTLVLSLSLSLGYSVEPGCAEWNLHPSNANWVCCERCKPGNHLVSACGSEVKTLCVPCVNGTFTTSYRAEACSRCTQCIGPQRVKHPCTASTDTVCECVQGFVCGNRVCTFCVQQCGKGQEPTDDRRCRACPAGTFNDQIHHKCINWSSSCPSPDQHIVASGTASSDITCSLSPLNPTSPTPNEKDSGMILVIAIICACLIISSALPLCAAMYFKKEKTVKIPPGPVETPAAGRRLVPEPEQCSFCFPQEERGSHSSLLTENKPFELVV, translated from the exons ATGATGTGGCTTGTTCGGACTCTCgtgctgtctctgtctctgtctctgggATACAGTGTGGAACCGGGATGTGCTGAGTGGAATTTACACCCCTCGAATGCCAACTGGGTTTGCTGTGAGAGATGTAAGCCAG GAAACCACTTGGTGTCTGCATGCGGCTCAGAAGTGAAAACGCTGTGTGTGCCGTGTGTGAACGGAACCTTCACTACCAGCTACAGGGCCGAGGCCTGCTCGAGATGCACCCAATGCATAG GTCCACAGCGAGTGAAGCATCCCTGCACTGCCAGCACTgatacagtgtgtgagtgtgtccaggGGTTCGTGTGCGGAAACCGAGTCTGCACCTTCTGCGTCCAGCAGTGTGGCAAAGGACAAGAACCTACAGACGACA GACGGTGCCGGGCTTGCCCTGCTGGAACATTCAACGATCAGATCCATCATAAATGCATTAACTGGAGCAGCAG TTGTCCATCACCCGATCAGCATATTGTGGCCTCGGGTACGGCCTCCAGCGACATCACCTGTAGTCTGTCACCTCTAAATCCCACCTCCCCAACACCAAATGAAAAAG ATTCAGGGATGATTCTGGTCATAGCTATCATTTGTGCATGCCTGATCATCAGCTCAGCATTGCCACTGTGTGCTGCcatgtattttaaaaaggaaaagacaGTGAAGATCCCACCCGGGCCTGTGGAAACTCCAGCAG cagggcGGAGGCTGGTACCTGAACCTGAGCAGTGTAGTTTCTGTTTTCCGCAGGAGGAACGCGGCAGTCATTCGTCTCTCCTCACCGAAAATAAGCCCTTCGAGCTAGTGGTGTGA